One genomic segment of Devosia sp. includes these proteins:
- a CDS encoding protein-glutamate O-methyltransferase CheR produces the protein MEQGEYTLSEREFTRIKARVYDVAGISLSNAKRTLVVSRLSKIVRALNLPSFDAYVDFLERGGSSKDGQDFVNALTTNLTRFYREDHHFDHLRTHVASLIAGKPRGSRLRLWSAGCSTGQEPYTIALDLLDAFPELKRWDFKILATDIDTAVIARAAQGIYPQSELSGLSADRARPFERQADGTIRVPAAAREIVAFKPLNLIGPWPMKGPFDAIFCRNVAIYFDKQTQGEVFGRFAKMVAPEGFLYIGHSENLGSGGDAFRLVGKTIYQMRETPNKRVAA, from the coding sequence ATGGAACAGGGGGAGTACACCCTGAGCGAGCGGGAGTTCACGCGCATCAAGGCGCGTGTCTACGACGTCGCCGGAATTTCACTCAGCAATGCAAAACGCACCCTGGTCGTGTCGCGTCTGAGCAAGATCGTGCGCGCGCTCAATCTGCCCAGCTTCGATGCCTATGTCGACTTTCTCGAACGCGGGGGATCGAGCAAGGACGGGCAGGACTTCGTCAATGCGCTGACCACCAATCTCACCCGCTTCTATCGCGAGGATCACCATTTCGACCATCTGCGGACCCATGTGGCCAGCTTGATTGCCGGCAAGCCGCGAGGTTCGCGGCTGCGCCTGTGGTCCGCCGGATGCTCGACGGGCCAGGAACCCTATACAATCGCCCTTGACCTCCTGGACGCTTTCCCGGAACTCAAGCGCTGGGATTTCAAAATTCTGGCCACCGATATCGATACGGCAGTGATCGCGCGTGCCGCCCAGGGCATATATCCGCAAAGCGAACTCAGCGGGTTGAGCGCCGATCGTGCCAGGCCGTTCGAACGTCAGGCCGATGGCACCATAAGGGTGCCGGCGGCAGCACGCGAAATTGTCGCCTTCAAGCCGCTCAACCTTATTGGCCCCTGGCCGATGAAGGGCCCGTTCGACGCCATCTTCTGTCGGAACGTGGCGATTTATTTCGACAAGCAGACACAGGGCGAAGTCTTTGGCCGCTTCGCCAAAATGGTCGCGCCCGAAGGCTTCCTCTATATCGGCCATTCGGAAAACCTGGGTTCGGGGGGTGATGCCTTCCGCCTCGTCGGCAAGACGATCTACCAGATGCGCGAAACACCGAACAAACGAGTTGCAGCATGA
- a CDS encoding shikimate kinase, producing the protein MGSTIETVVAAIEARSKGRDTPLVVAIDGRSGAGKSTLANIIARRIGACVVPGDDFFAGTTGISTATAADLAGTCIDWRRQRRVIESLLTTGRAQYQAFDWDAFDGSLQSDWTTLATSPVILVEGVYSARPELADLVDLSLLVHVSEARRIERLVAREGEIGPWERQWHRAEDHYFAMTRLPDSFDILLGDDEP; encoded by the coding sequence TTGGGCAGCACAATCGAAACGGTAGTCGCGGCAATCGAAGCGCGGTCGAAAGGTCGCGATACGCCATTGGTCGTTGCCATTGACGGGCGGAGCGGTGCAGGCAAATCGACCCTTGCCAACATCATCGCGCGGCGCATTGGTGCATGCGTGGTGCCGGGCGACGATTTCTTCGCTGGGACCACGGGCATCAGCACGGCTACGGCTGCGGACCTAGCCGGCACCTGCATCGATTGGCGCCGCCAGCGGCGCGTGATCGAGAGCCTTCTGACGACAGGGCGGGCCCAATACCAGGCTTTTGACTGGGATGCGTTCGACGGATCGCTGCAGTCCGACTGGACCACGCTTGCGACATCGCCGGTGATCCTGGTTGAGGGTGTCTATTCGGCACGGCCGGAACTGGCAGACCTAGTTGATCTCAGCCTGCTCGTTCACGTGAGCGAGGCGCGGCGCATCGAACGGCTGGTGGCCCGTGAAGGCGAAATCGGGCCATGGGAGCGGCAGTGGCATCGTGCCGAGGACCACTACTTTGCCATGACGCGGCTTCCGGACAGTTTCGATATTCTGCTCGGTGACGACGAGCCATAA
- a CDS encoding methyl-accepting chemotaxis protein: protein MPDRSINIGDSRLPEAGLRLTLVVSGLWFGALALAGGLLLTMGPGPSWLAVLGSLAGLAFAGSAVIGHLADRRAARTLGAMAHAVGLQDRPGESLTMSGIVERLGRRLDRAHHFRAAIAAMDAPALVVDKDGTILVASHGLETWAPEARDGESLDRLFGEGYVEAGGGAPEEALIALRGQRLAVHRHGLPAERYLLELRPAGQYLEDDDLDALVGALSAGQTGFRFASEASAHNPALAALNDGLGRLDAARQALRHVLEGRVIDQKTIGAAFAEEIGRVGQILDEGAASRRDHGLDRQALEMRLASVKQLLEQFEQRAAELEARAATGQEALRAGMQQVEDLKKQLHHARGQGRDAEKLAGDAELAARRTQALVGEIDRMTAEVDTITAAIEDVSFRTNLLALNAAVEAARAGEKGAGFAVVADEVRQLAQITNRSAKDIRVIVDKGRAQARTGMEEAAQLQELIGALEHNLRNLSNDAASIPVSSGGFHAPEGAKRSEVAAGFGPGRQGDQPARRAAG from the coding sequence ATGCCCGACCGCTCCATCAATATCGGTGATTCGCGCCTGCCCGAGGCTGGGCTGCGCCTTACTCTGGTTGTGTCCGGGTTGTGGTTTGGCGCCCTGGCACTGGCCGGGGGGCTGTTGCTCACCATGGGGCCGGGTCCAAGCTGGCTGGCGGTGCTGGGGAGCCTTGCCGGACTGGCCTTTGCAGGCTCGGCAGTCATCGGCCATCTGGCTGATCGCCGTGCTGCCCGGACATTGGGGGCGATGGCCCATGCAGTGGGCCTTCAGGACCGGCCCGGTGAATCGCTGACCATGAGCGGCATTGTCGAGCGTCTCGGCAGGCGGCTTGATCGGGCCCATCATTTCCGCGCCGCCATTGCCGCGATGGATGCTCCGGCTCTGGTTGTCGACAAGGATGGCACGATCCTGGTGGCCAGCCATGGTCTGGAAACCTGGGCGCCAGAGGCCAGGGACGGAGAAAGCCTCGATCGCCTGTTCGGCGAGGGCTATGTCGAGGCCGGGGGTGGTGCTCCTGAGGAGGCGTTGATTGCGCTGCGCGGTCAACGCCTTGCCGTGCATCGGCACGGGCTGCCCGCCGAGCGCTACCTGCTGGAATTGCGGCCGGCCGGACAATATCTCGAAGACGACGATCTCGATGCGCTGGTTGGTGCTCTTTCAGCGGGCCAGACCGGCTTCCGTTTTGCCAGCGAGGCCTCCGCGCACAATCCGGCCCTTGCGGCGCTCAATGATGGGCTGGGGCGTCTAGACGCCGCCCGGCAGGCCCTGCGTCACGTGCTCGAAGGGCGGGTCATCGACCAAAAGACAATTGGGGCGGCCTTTGCCGAGGAAATCGGCCGCGTCGGGCAAATTCTGGACGAGGGGGCCGCCTCGCGGCGGGATCATGGCCTCGACCGCCAGGCACTTGAGATGCGGCTGGCTTCGGTCAAGCAACTGCTTGAGCAATTCGAGCAACGGGCCGCCGAACTGGAGGCCCGGGCCGCGACCGGCCAGGAGGCATTGCGGGCCGGGATGCAGCAGGTCGAAGACCTCAAGAAGCAGTTGCATCATGCCCGTGGCCAGGGTCGCGACGCCGAAAAGCTGGCCGGAGATGCTGAACTGGCTGCGCGGCGCACCCAGGCCTTGGTCGGCGAGATCGATCGCATGACCGCCGAAGTCGATACCATCACCGCCGCCATCGAGGACGTCTCCTTCCGGACCAATCTCCTGGCGCTCAATGCGGCGGTGGAGGCCGCGCGTGCCGGAGAAAAGGGTGCCGGCTTTGCAGTCGTAGCCGACGAAGTCCGCCAGCTCGCCCAGATTACCAATCGATCCGCCAAGGATATCCGCGTCATCGTGGACAAGGGACGCGCCCAGGCGCGCACCGGCATGGAGGAGGCCGCGCAACTGCAAGAATTAATCGGCGCCCTTGAGCATAATTTACGCAATCTAAGCAATGATGCTGCCAGTATTCCGGTGAGTTCAGGGGGATTTCACGCGCCAGAAGGTGCGAAACGTTCTGAAGTTGCGGCTGGGTTCGGGCCCGGCCGGCAGGGGGACCAGCCAGCGCGGCGAGCTGCCGGCTGA
- a CDS encoding chemotaxis protein CheW: MEALSLRDDIGDKSALAGQNTLQLIAFSIGEQTYGVEITTVREIRAWNGATPLPNTRAYVRGVINLRGTIVPIFDLRARFGDGQTSPTKNHVVVVMSVGDKWVGILVDAVSDILTVNRDEIHNVPEGNSIDTELLNGIVTHESRMVGLIDLHSVVMGAKMDA; encoded by the coding sequence ATGGAAGCGTTGAGCCTGCGCGACGATATCGGCGACAAGTCGGCACTGGCGGGGCAGAACACCCTGCAGCTGATCGCCTTCTCCATCGGCGAACAGACCTATGGCGTGGAAATCACCACTGTGCGCGAGATTCGCGCCTGGAACGGTGCGACCCCGCTGCCGAACACACGCGCCTATGTCCGCGGTGTCATCAACCTGCGCGGCACGATCGTGCCAATCTTCGATCTCAGGGCGCGCTTCGGCGACGGCCAGACATCGCCCACCAAGAACCATGTCGTGGTGGTGATGAGCGTCGGCGACAAATGGGTCGGGATCCTGGTCGATGCGGTCAGCGATATCCTGACGGTCAATCGCGACGAAATTCACAATGTGCCGGAAGGCAATTCGATCGACACCGAACTGCTCAACGGCATCGTCACCCATGAGAGCCGCATGGTCGGGCTGATCGATCTGCACTCCGTGGTCATGGGCGCCAAGATGGACGCCTGA
- a CDS encoding chemotaxis response regulator protein-glutamate methylesterase, with the protein MSIKVLIVDDSALIREVLARILTRDGDISVVGTATDPIDAREKIKSLNPDVVTLDIEMPNMNGLAFLERLMRLRPTPVVMVSTLTKKGASETLLALELGAVDFVAKPSAEFEGGLDAFGVGLREKIRAAARSDVRARASRVEQPKVPVRSAAAPDGALIAIGASTGGVEAIRTVLTSIPTDCPPIVIAQHMPAGFTGRFAARLDELSAIKVVEAEDRMPLQPGHAYVARGDYHLRVERSSGQLKCRLQQDELTSGHRPSVDVLFESVARTVGPLAVGAILTGMGRDGARGLKLMREAGAHTIGQSQASALVYGMPRVAFEEGAVVEQAAIEQVAARLASALVKLKSAA; encoded by the coding sequence ATGAGCATCAAGGTCCTGATCGTCGATGACTCGGCGCTCATCCGCGAAGTCCTGGCGCGCATTCTCACCCGTGATGGCGATATCAGCGTGGTGGGCACGGCGACCGATCCGATCGATGCACGCGAAAAGATCAAGTCGCTGAACCCGGACGTGGTGACGCTCGATATTGAAATGCCCAACATGAACGGGCTGGCCTTTCTCGAACGGCTGATGCGGCTGCGGCCGACGCCGGTGGTCATGGTGTCGACCCTGACCAAAAAGGGGGCCAGCGAAACGCTCCTGGCGCTGGAACTGGGCGCCGTCGACTTCGTCGCCAAGCCGAGCGCCGAGTTCGAGGGCGGGCTGGATGCCTTCGGCGTCGGCCTGCGCGAAAAAATCCGCGCCGCGGCGCGCTCGGATGTGCGCGCCAGGGCCAGCCGGGTCGAACAGCCCAAGGTGCCGGTGCGCAGCGCGGCCGCCCCCGATGGCGCCCTGATCGCCATCGGTGCCTCCACCGGTGGTGTCGAAGCCATCCGGACCGTTCTGACCAGCATTCCTACCGATTGCCCGCCCATTGTCATTGCCCAGCATATGCCGGCCGGTTTCACCGGGCGCTTTGCCGCGCGCCTGGATGAACTCAGTGCCATCAAGGTCGTGGAAGCCGAAGATCGTATGCCGTTGCAGCCGGGGCACGCCTATGTGGCGCGTGGCGATTATCATCTGCGCGTCGAGCGGTCTTCGGGCCAACTCAAGTGTCGTCTGCAGCAGGACGAGTTGACCAGCGGCCATAGGCCCAGCGTCGATGTGCTGTTCGAGTCCGTGGCGCGCACCGTGGGTCCGCTGGCGGTCGGTGCGATCCTGACCGGCATGGGCCGCGATGGCGCACGCGGCCTCAAGCTCATGCGCGAAGCGGGAGCCCATACGATCGGACAGAGCCAGGCTTCGGCGCTGGTCTATGGCATGCCGCGCGTGGCCTTCGAGGAAGGGGCCGTGGTCGAGCAGGCTGCCATCGAGCAGGTGGCGGCGCGGCTCGCCAGCGCATTGGTGAAACTGAAGTCGGCCGCATGA